A single Desulfovibrio piger DNA region contains:
- a CDS encoding RnfABCDGE type electron transport complex subunit D produces the protein MPAAAQSSVLLAMSAPPYWHCGRTVRRQSLMTLAALLPAVIGAVWTWGLPAVRVMSLCVAVAVLTEAACQKLMGRELAIDDYTAVCSGLLLAFMLPADAPWWIAVMAPLIAISLGKMAFGGLGANPVNTSVVGWAVLFVSFPLFMEPNAVQLNAASMVDPLVRLKFFGWADAGRIPLQDLLLGQQISGLGAGQVGALFLGGSLLAARGIIRWQIALGFFAGVAGLAALFCMNSPATDASPLFHLCTGSVMLGGFFLITDPANAPSRPLSMFLYGLLGGALVMTIRKYGIYLDGVPFAILLANLVAPLLDSIRPKPFGVR, from the coding sequence ATGCCCGCTGCCGCTCAATCTTCCGTTTTGCTGGCCATGAGCGCCCCGCCGTACTGGCATTGCGGGCGCACCGTGCGCCGCCAGAGCCTGATGACCCTTGCGGCCCTGCTGCCTGCCGTCATCGGGGCCGTCTGGACCTGGGGGCTGCCCGCCGTGCGCGTCATGTCCCTGTGCGTGGCCGTGGCCGTGCTCACCGAGGCCGCCTGTCAGAAACTCATGGGCCGCGAGCTGGCCATCGACGATTACACGGCCGTCTGTTCCGGCCTGCTGCTGGCCTTCATGCTGCCGGCCGACGCCCCCTGGTGGATCGCGGTCATGGCGCCGCTCATCGCCATCAGCCTGGGCAAGATGGCCTTCGGCGGCCTGGGCGCCAACCCGGTCAACACCTCCGTGGTGGGCTGGGCCGTGCTCTTCGTCTCCTTCCCCCTGTTCATGGAGCCCAATGCCGTGCAGCTCAATGCCGCGTCCATGGTGGACCCGCTGGTGCGGCTCAAGTTCTTCGGCTGGGCCGATGCCGGCCGCATCCCCCTGCAGGACCTGCTGCTGGGCCAGCAGATCAGCGGCCTGGGCGCCGGGCAGGTGGGGGCGCTCTTCCTGGGCGGCTCCCTGCTGGCGGCCCGCGGCATCATCCGCTGGCAGATCGCCCTGGGCTTCTTTGCCGGGGTGGCCGGTCTGGCCGCGCTCTTCTGCATGAATAGTCCCGCCACCGATGCCTCGCCCCTGTTCCACCTGTGCACGGGCTCGGTCATGCTGGGCGGCTTTTTCCTCATCACCGATCCGGCCAACGCGCCGTCGCGTCCCCTGTCCATGTTCCTCTACGGCCTGCTGGGCGGCGCGCTGGTGATGACCATCCGCAAGTACGGCATCTACCTTGACGGTGTGCCCTTTGCCATCCTGCTGGCCAATCTGGTGGCCCCGCTGCTGGATTCCATCCGGCCCAAACCTTTTGGAGTGCGCTAG
- the rnfG gene encoding RnfABCDGE type electron transport complex subunit G — protein sequence MADILRMIVVLSALCGLSGFALSYLKMVTAPVIEEQVLTYVQGPAIAGVFTNIDNQPIADRKAFETGKGRVLVFPAMRDGKLVGVALEAKGKGYGGDVGVMVGFNVANDTLAGIGTTTLKETPGLGMRIAEPGFTGQFRGIAAPVGLKSQGGSIDGVSGATISSSGAVTAVNLAAEAYKALKPEILKTWGNK from the coding sequence ATGGCCGATATCCTGCGAATGATCGTCGTCCTGTCAGCCCTGTGCGGCCTTTCGGGCTTTGCCCTGTCCTACCTCAAGATGGTTACTGCGCCCGTCATCGAGGAACAGGTGCTGACCTATGTGCAGGGACCGGCCATTGCCGGGGTGTTCACCAATATCGACAACCAGCCCATCGCCGACCGCAAGGCCTTCGAGACCGGGAAGGGCCGGGTGCTGGTCTTCCCCGCCATGCGTGACGGGAAGCTGGTGGGCGTGGCCCTGGAAGCCAAGGGCAAGGGCTACGGCGGTGACGTGGGCGTGATGGTGGGCTTCAATGTGGCCAACGACACGCTGGCGGGCATCGGCACCACCACCCTCAAGGAGACGCCCGGCCTGGGCATGCGCATCGCGGAGCCCGGCTTCACCGGGCAGTTCAGGGGCATCGCCGCGCCGGTGGGCCTCAAGAGCCAGGGGGGCAGCATCGACGGCGTCTCCGGCGCCACCATCTCCTCTTCGGGAGCGGTGACGGCCGTGAACCTGGCCGCCGAGGCCTACAAGGCCCTCAAGCCTGAAATCCTCAAGACCTGGGGCAACAAATAA
- the rsxE gene encoding electron transport complex subunit RsxE, giving the protein MSSVMQEFTKGLWKDLPPFRLVLGLCPTLAVTNSANNGLGMGAAVIFVLVLSNMIISMVRGIIPKKVRIACFIVIAASLVVAVELLMQAYAYPLYQQLGIFVPLIVVNCIILARAEAFAAKNGVAASVADGLGIGLGYTISLTFLGSLREILGNGTWFGNPVMWDGFQPFTIMVQAPGAFICLGLILAGMNVINVWQSRRKGGQMVETSSCGGCKACSMIQQRQEQ; this is encoded by the coding sequence ATGAGCAGCGTCATGCAAGAATTCACCAAGGGGCTGTGGAAGGACCTGCCGCCCTTCCGGCTGGTGCTTGGTCTGTGTCCCACGCTGGCGGTCACCAACTCCGCCAACAACGGCCTGGGCATGGGTGCGGCGGTCATCTTCGTGCTCGTGCTCTCCAACATGATCATCTCCATGGTGCGCGGCATCATCCCCAAGAAGGTGCGCATCGCCTGCTTCATCGTCATCGCGGCCTCGCTGGTGGTGGCGGTGGAACTGCTCATGCAGGCCTATGCCTACCCGCTCTACCAGCAGCTGGGCATCTTCGTGCCGCTCATCGTGGTCAACTGCATCATCCTGGCCCGCGCCGAGGCCTTCGCCGCCAAGAACGGCGTGGCCGCCTCGGTGGCCGACGGCCTGGGCATCGGCCTGGGCTACACCATCTCGCTGACCTTCCTGGGCTCCCTGCGCGAGATCCTGGGCAACGGCACCTGGTTCGGGAACCCGGTCATGTGGGACGGCTTCCAGCCGTTCACCATCATGGTCCAGGCCCCCGGCGCGTTCATCTGCCTGGGCCTCATCCTGGCGGGCATGAACGTCATCAATGTCTGGCAGTCCCGTCGCAAGGGCGGCCAGATGGTGGAAACCTCCAGCTGCGGCGGCTGCAAGGCGTGCAGCATGATCCAGCAGCGTCAGGAACAGTAG
- a CDS encoding electron transport complex protein RnfA gives MDIFQLFISAIFVNNIVLAQYLGNCPYLGCSKEKGVALGMGGAVIFVIIVATACTWLMQRYVLEPFGLGYLQTIVFIVVIASLVQFVEMFLKKMVPPLYAALGIFLPLITTNCAVMGVAILVQREEYDLLTSVLYGAASAVGFTLALLLMAGIRERLDTCRLPKAMAGTPIALIMAGLMSLAFMGFKGMAQ, from the coding sequence ATGGATATCTTCCAGCTTTTCATCTCGGCCATCTTCGTCAACAACATCGTGCTGGCCCAGTACCTGGGCAACTGCCCCTACCTTGGCTGCTCCAAGGAAAAGGGCGTGGCCCTGGGCATGGGCGGCGCGGTGATCTTCGTCATCATCGTGGCCACGGCCTGCACCTGGCTCATGCAGCGGTACGTGCTGGAGCCCTTCGGCCTGGGCTATCTGCAGACCATCGTCTTCATCGTGGTCATCGCCTCGCTGGTGCAGTTCGTGGAGATGTTCCTCAAGAAGATGGTGCCGCCCCTGTATGCGGCCCTGGGCATCTTCCTGCCGCTGATCACCACCAACTGCGCCGTCATGGGCGTGGCCATCCTGGTGCAGCGCGAGGAATACGACCTGCTCACCTCCGTACTGTACGGCGCGGCCTCGGCCGTGGGCTTCACCCTGGCCCTCCTGCTCATGGCGGGCATCCGCGAGCGGCTGGACACCTGCCGCCTGCCCAAGGCCATGGCCGGGACGCCCATCGCCCTCATCATGGCCGGCCTGATGTCGCTGGCTTTCATGGGCTTCAAGGGCATGGCGCAATAA
- a CDS encoding glycosyltransferase family 2 protein has translation MKLISLIVPVLNEEEAIPLFYDAVQDVLHDEPYDVEILFIDDGSTDRTLEIIEGLHARDPRVRGISFSRNFGKELALAAGLQAARGDAVVPMDVDLQDPPALLKQFLRRWEQGYEMVIGVRSRRDADSWAKRVSAGLFYRLFSRLTRGRVVANAGDYRLMDRVVVDALNALPERVRFTKGLYGWVGFRSAIVAYERPARVAGSSKWPGWKLWNFALDGITSFSTLPLRLWSYLGIVVALAGFAYAGFLVFRTLVRGVEVPGYASLMVVTLCLGGLILCSLGIVGEYLGRVFQEVKGRPQYVVRRRIGMDDRGKRQQGKNF, from the coding sequence ATGAAACTGATTTCCCTGATCGTCCCGGTCCTCAATGAGGAAGAGGCCATCCCGCTGTTCTACGATGCCGTGCAGGACGTCTTGCATGATGAGCCGTATGATGTGGAGATCCTGTTCATTGATGACGGCAGTACGGACAGGACGCTGGAGATCATCGAGGGCCTCCATGCCAGGGACCCCCGGGTCAGGGGCATCTCCTTTTCCCGGAATTTCGGCAAGGAACTGGCCCTGGCGGCCGGTCTGCAGGCCGCTCGGGGGGATGCCGTCGTGCCCATGGACGTGGACCTGCAGGACCCGCCGGCCCTGCTCAAACAATTCTTGCGCCGGTGGGAACAAGGGTATGAGATGGTCATCGGCGTGCGTTCCCGCCGGGATGCGGACAGCTGGGCAAAGCGCGTGAGCGCCGGGCTGTTCTACCGCCTGTTCAGCCGCCTGACCCGGGGACGGGTCGTGGCCAATGCCGGGGATTACCGCCTTATGGACCGCGTGGTGGTGGATGCCCTGAACGCCTTGCCGGAACGTGTGCGTTTCACCAAGGGCCTGTACGGCTGGGTCGGCTTCCGCAGCGCCATCGTGGCGTATGAGCGTCCGGCCCGTGTGGCCGGCAGCAGCAAATGGCCGGGCTGGAAGCTGTGGAACTTCGCCCTGGACGGCATCACTTCCTTCAGCACGCTGCCCCTGCGCCTGTGGAGCTATCTGGGGATCGTGGTGGCCCTGGCGGGCTTTGCCTATGCGGGATTCCTGGTCTTCAGGACGCTGGTCCGGGGCGTGGAGGTCCCGGGCTATGCCTCGCTGATGGTGGTGACGCTGTGCCTTGGCGGCCTGATATTGTGCTCTCTGGGCATCGTGGGCGAATACCTCGGGCGGGTGTTCCAGGAGGTCAAGGGGCGGCCCCAGTATGTGGTCCGGCGCCGTATCGGCATGGATGACAGGGGGAAAAGGCAGCAGGGAAAAAATTTTTAA
- a CDS encoding alanine/glycine:cation symporter family protein, translated as MELYKLLETFNGFLWCPVMLVLLVGTGIYLNIALRFFSFRNWVRAYKCLWQGRSHQSEHGEISPWNALMTALAADIGTGNVVGVALAIAVGGPGALFWMWVTALVGMMTKFSEVLLSVHFREKTPAGNWVGGAMYFIKNGLGPKWVWLGTCFAVFGICACIGTGGMVQAKAITDNISGTFGLPAWLCGLVLVALCVAVLLGGVRRIGAVAGKIVPFMAIMYVFMCLLIIGMNIEKVPSVFWWVISDAFQPTAATGGFVGATVMMAIRQGMARGIFSNEAGLGTAPMAHAASTAETPLVQASIGMLDVFIDTIIVCSMTGFVILVTGTWTAGSSAASMMTSMAFEQALPGVGQFAVTICLTFFAFTTILGWCVYGERCAIYLFGDRAQMVFRLFYCLAVGVGSVLALDAVWLLADTCNALMALPNLTGVLLLSPVLFKIVRDEVARDRRFVV; from the coding sequence GTGGAGCTGTACAAGCTTTTGGAAACCTTTAACGGCTTTTTGTGGTGCCCGGTCATGCTGGTGCTGCTGGTAGGCACGGGCATCTATCTGAACATAGCGCTGCGCTTTTTCTCCTTTCGCAATTGGGTACGAGCTTACAAGTGCCTGTGGCAGGGGCGGTCCCATCAGTCCGAACACGGCGAGATCTCGCCGTGGAATGCCCTCATGACTGCTCTGGCCGCCGATATCGGTACCGGTAACGTGGTGGGCGTGGCCCTGGCCATCGCCGTGGGCGGCCCCGGCGCCCTGTTCTGGATGTGGGTCACGGCCCTGGTGGGCATGATGACCAAATTCAGCGAAGTCCTGCTTTCCGTGCATTTCCGTGAAAAGACCCCCGCCGGCAACTGGGTGGGCGGCGCCATGTATTTCATCAAGAACGGCCTGGGCCCCAAGTGGGTCTGGCTGGGCACCTGCTTTGCCGTGTTCGGCATCTGCGCCTGTATCGGCACGGGCGGCATGGTGCAGGCCAAGGCCATCACTGACAACATCTCCGGCACCTTCGGCCTGCCCGCGTGGCTGTGCGGCCTGGTCCTGGTGGCCCTGTGCGTGGCCGTGCTGCTGGGCGGCGTGCGCCGCATCGGCGCCGTGGCGGGCAAGATCGTGCCCTTCATGGCCATCATGTATGTCTTCATGTGCCTGCTCATCATCGGCATGAACATCGAAAAGGTCCCCTCCGTGTTCTGGTGGGTGATCTCCGATGCTTTCCAGCCCACGGCGGCCACCGGCGGCTTTGTGGGCGCCACGGTGATGATGGCCATCCGCCAGGGCATGGCCCGCGGCATCTTCTCCAACGAAGCCGGCTTGGGCACCGCGCCCATGGCCCATGCGGCTTCCACGGCCGAGACCCCGCTGGTGCAGGCCTCCATCGGCATGCTCGACGTCTTCATCGACACCATCATCGTCTGCAGCATGACGGGCTTCGTCATCCTGGTGACGGGCACCTGGACCGCCGGCTCCTCCGCGGCCAGCATGATGACCTCCATGGCCTTTGAACAGGCCCTGCCCGGTGTGGGCCAGTTCGCGGTCACCATCTGCCTGACCTTCTTCGCCTTCACCACCATCCTCGGCTGGTGCGTGTACGGCGAACGCTGCGCCATCTATCTGTTCGGCGACCGGGCCCAGATGGTCTTCCGCCTGTTCTACTGCCTGGCGGTGGGCGTGGGTTCCGTCCTGGCCCTGGATGCCGTGTGGCTCCTGGCCGATACCTGCAACGCCCTGATGGCGCTGCCCAACCTGACCGGCGTCCTGCTGCTGAGTCCCGTGCTGTTCAAGATCGTGCGGGATGAAGTGGCCCGGGACAGACGTTTCGTCGTATAG
- the rnhA gene encoding ribonuclease HI yields the protein MKKVIIYTDGSCLGNPGRGGWAAILCLVGSTARRELVGGARLTTNNRMELGGVIAALSALREACEVDLYTDSRYVCDAVEKGWLAGWQKRHWVKSDKKPVLNVDLWKQLLPLLRTHNVTFHWLRGHAGHRENERCDELARAFAAGPDLPEDTGFTAAQA from the coding sequence ATGAAGAAAGTCATCATCTATACGGACGGTTCCTGCCTGGGCAATCCCGGCCGGGGCGGCTGGGCCGCCATCCTCTGCCTGGTGGGCAGCACGGCCCGCCGCGAGCTGGTGGGCGGCGCCCGCCTGACCACCAACAACCGCATGGAGCTGGGCGGCGTCATCGCGGCCCTTTCCGCCCTGCGCGAGGCCTGCGAGGTGGACCTCTACACCGATTCCAGATACGTCTGCGACGCTGTGGAAAAAGGCTGGCTGGCCGGCTGGCAGAAGCGCCACTGGGTCAAGAGCGACAAGAAGCCCGTGCTCAACGTGGACCTCTGGAAACAGCTCCTGCCCCTGCTGCGCACCCATAACGTGACCTTCCACTGGCTGCGCGGCCATGCCGGGCACCGCGAGAACGAACGCTGCGACGAACTGGCCCGCGCCTTCGCCGCCGGTCCCGACCTGCCCGAGGACACGGGCTTCACGGCCGCCCAGGCCTGA
- a CDS encoding electron transporter RnfC, which yields MKEVFQMLKDPRFHLVYGVTQRYSDGPEPRRVRLNREGYKLVEGVTKKALVYPRMRLAVHPSPLKGDAFSPIFGRITDVTERSLFVEAIEPDEDLRALAAGVEKVDLLNDERTGQDLAVLLKSLGLNTKSLGQQCETLIINGLNPDPGVTWAEPMLLTHQSTLRAGLAVLRRLSPARRILLAVPSELHLHFDDVEVVRVTARYPASVNALLVKSITGKEHPEGVGVVGLHNVWSLGRVARTGLPLIESVITLGSYTHSGNYIVKEGSMLGELLEFAHITLNSGDTLVRGGPLRGESIDRLDRSITKGSTGVFVVEAGTVPPMEGHSPCINCGACVLICPARLSPSMLSRNAEFALHERCREEHVDCCLECGLCGYVCIARRPVLQYIRLAKHKLAQADEARRLKERELRPAAQPAAEVKEGEN from the coding sequence ATGAAAGAAGTATTCCAGATGTTGAAGGACCCGCGTTTCCACCTGGTGTACGGGGTGACGCAACGCTACAGCGACGGCCCGGAACCGCGCCGTGTGCGCCTCAACCGCGAGGGCTACAAGCTCGTGGAGGGCGTGACCAAGAAGGCGCTCGTGTATCCGCGCATGCGCCTGGCGGTGCACCCTTCACCGCTCAAGGGGGACGCGTTCTCGCCCATCTTCGGACGCATCACCGACGTGACCGAACGCAGCCTCTTCGTGGAGGCCATCGAGCCTGACGAGGACCTGCGCGCCCTGGCCGCCGGCGTGGAGAAGGTGGACCTGCTCAACGACGAACGGACGGGCCAGGACCTGGCCGTGCTGCTCAAGAGCCTGGGCCTGAACACCAAGAGCCTGGGGCAGCAGTGCGAGACCCTGATCATCAACGGCCTCAACCCCGATCCCGGCGTCACCTGGGCCGAGCCCATGCTGCTGACCCATCAGAGCACGCTGCGGGCCGGTCTGGCCGTGCTGCGCCGCCTGTCCCCGGCCAGACGCATCCTGCTGGCCGTGCCCAGCGAGCTGCACCTGCATTTCGACGATGTGGAGGTGGTGCGCGTGACGGCGCGCTATCCCGCCAGCGTCAATGCCCTGCTGGTCAAGAGCATCACCGGCAAGGAGCATCCCGAGGGCGTGGGCGTGGTGGGGCTCCACAATGTCTGGAGCCTGGGGCGCGTGGCCCGCACGGGCCTGCCGCTCATCGAGTCGGTCATCACCCTGGGCAGCTATACCCACTCCGGCAACTATATCGTCAAGGAAGGCAGCATGCTGGGCGAGCTGCTGGAATTCGCCCACATCACGCTCAACAGCGGCGATACCCTGGTGCGCGGCGGCCCGCTGCGCGGCGAGAGCATCGACCGCCTGGACCGCAGCATCACCAAGGGGTCCACGGGCGTCTTCGTGGTGGAGGCCGGCACCGTGCCGCCCATGGAAGGCCACAGCCCCTGCATCAACTGCGGCGCCTGCGTGCTGATCTGTCCCGCGCGCCTGAGCCCCAGCATGCTGAGCCGCAACGCGGAATTCGCCCTGCACGAGCGCTGCCGCGAGGAACATGTGGACTGCTGTCTGGAATGCGGCCTGTGCGGCTATGTCTGCATCGCCCGCCGTCCGGTGCTGCAATATATCCGCCTGGCCAAGCACAAGCTGGCCCAGGCCGATGAGGCCCGCCGTCTGAAAGAACGGGAGCTGCGTCCCGCGGCGCAGCCTGCCGCCGAAGTCAAGGAAGGAGAAAACTGA
- a CDS encoding FmdB family zinc ribbon protein, with amino-acid sequence MAPDTEGAVVAVLGVTAMPIYEYQCPNCQKVFEEWTHVTDMQAQEPCPDCGTPSPRVMSHTSFVLKGGGWYVSDYGYRKGIKDENSTSAPSSAASPSTSPASSASTASSTSGGTAPSASSSSTPSA; translated from the coding sequence ATGGCCCCGGATACCGAAGGGGCTGTCGTGGCCGTTCTTGGCGTTACAGCTATGCCCATCTACGAATATCAGTGTCCCAACTGTCAGAAAGTCTTTGAAGAATGGACCCATGTGACCGACATGCAGGCCCAGGAGCCCTGTCCTGATTGCGGCACCCCCTCGCCGCGGGTCATGTCGCACACCTCTTTCGTGCTCAAGGGCGGCGGCTGGTATGTCAGTGATTACGGCTACCGCAAGGGCATCAAGGACGAGAACAGCACGTCCGCCCCTTCTTCTGCCGCTTCCCCGTCGACGAGTCCCGCTTCTTCCGCCAGCACTGCCAGCAGCACTTCGGGAGGCACGGCTCCTTCCGCCTCCTCTTCGTCGACCCCTTCCGCGTGA
- the pyrE gene encoding orotate phosphoribosyltransferase — protein MLEIKRRLARLLVEKSYREGDFVLASGRRSDYYFDCRVTALHAEGSWLIGTLFNDLLKDVPVVGVGGMTMGADPLVSATTAISHELGRPLNGLLVRKEAKDHGTGQFVEGLGNFKPGDKVAMLEDVVTTGGSLLKACDRVRAAGLDIVAVCCILDREEGGREKLKEAGYELHSLFTRKELVEMARA, from the coding sequence ATCCTGGAGATCAAGCGTCGTCTGGCCCGTCTGCTGGTGGAAAAGTCCTACCGCGAAGGCGACTTCGTCCTGGCTTCCGGCCGCCGCAGCGACTATTACTTCGATTGCCGCGTGACCGCCCTGCATGCCGAAGGCTCCTGGCTCATCGGTACGCTGTTCAACGACCTGCTCAAGGACGTGCCCGTGGTGGGCGTGGGCGGCATGACCATGGGCGCCGACCCGCTGGTCTCCGCCACCACCGCCATCTCGCACGAGCTGGGTCGCCCCCTCAACGGCCTGCTGGTGCGCAAGGAAGCCAAGGATCACGGCACCGGCCAGTTCGTGGAAGGCCTGGGCAACTTCAAGCCCGGCGACAAGGTGGCCATGCTGGAAGACGTGGTGACCACCGGCGGCTCCCTGCTCAAGGCCTGCGACCGCGTGCGCGCCGCCGGTCTGGACATCGTGGCCGTGTGCTGCATCCTGGACCGCGAGGAAGGCGGCCGCGAAAAGCTGAAGGAAGCCGGCTACGAACTGCACTCCCTCTTCACCCGCAAGGAACTGGTGGAGATGGCCCGCGCCTAG
- a CDS encoding cytochrome c3 family protein encodes MQKRYLSIAILTAVLAVTGIAGYLLPAGPVAGDKEPATRRILFDNAGGPVVFDHQKHSRLLKEDCATCHHESLEKTPEKAMACASCHGVALDDAFKAGHAKSYPAESCVTCHHYELAARDWGHRQHSEDFGVDCTSCHHADTDIEPEPQNCANCHDAGARPTGKAAEPGTPPVLADAVHARCVTCHQDLFGKARDCASCHALKPTRKDAAAVKGKVSSLYADCTVCHTKKTPDKLIPGRMDAFHGQCMGCHEKLGKGPFGKDKCAQCHTK; translated from the coding sequence TTGCAAAAACGTTACCTTTCCATCGCCATCCTGACGGCCGTCCTGGCTGTGACGGGGATCGCCGGCTATCTGCTGCCGGCAGGCCCGGTCGCGGGGGACAAGGAACCTGCCACGCGTCGCATCCTGTTCGACAACGCAGGCGGGCCCGTGGTCTTCGACCACCAGAAGCACAGCCGTCTGCTCAAGGAAGATTGCGCCACCTGCCATCACGAGAGCCTGGAGAAGACGCCCGAAAAGGCCATGGCCTGTGCCAGCTGCCACGGCGTGGCCCTGGACGATGCCTTCAAGGCGGGACATGCCAAGAGCTATCCGGCGGAAAGCTGCGTGACCTGCCACCATTACGAGCTGGCGGCCAGGGACTGGGGGCACCGGCAGCACAGCGAGGACTTCGGCGTGGACTGCACCTCGTGCCACCATGCCGATACGGACATCGAGCCCGAACCGCAGAACTGCGCCAACTGCCATGACGCCGGGGCCCGGCCGACGGGCAAGGCCGCCGAGCCCGGCACGCCGCCCGTGCTGGCCGATGCCGTGCACGCGCGCTGCGTGACCTGCCATCAGGACCTGTTCGGCAAGGCCAGGGACTGCGCCTCCTGCCATGCGCTGAAGCCCACGCGCAAGGATGCGGCGGCCGTGAAGGGCAAGGTGAGCTCCCTGTATGCCGACTGTACGGTCTGCCATACGAAGAAAACGCCGGACAAGCTGATCCCCGGCCGCATGGATGCCTTCCACGGCCAGTGCATGGGCTGTCATGAAAAGCTCGGCAAGGGCCCCTTCGGCAAGGACAAGTGTGCCCAGTGCCATACCAAGTAG
- the purB gene encoding adenylosuccinate lyase, producing MIERYTRPDMGRIWTLENRYRAWLAVEVAVCEAWAELGRVPAEAVKTIREKADIDVDRILEIEQTTRHDVIAFLTSLEEKVGPDARYIHLGCTSSDIVDTANGYLLMQAGKLIVEDIEKVLASLEALARKHKGVLCMGRTHGIHAEPTSFGLKMTGFHAEFQRHLERVKAGIESVRVGKISGAVGTYAFLSPELEEKALTRLGLAVDPHSTQIVQRDRYAHFFTSLAIMAGGIERLCVELRHLQRTEVLEVEEGFAKGQKGSSAMPHKKNPISAENMAGLSRLIRSNALAAMENQALWHERDISHSSVERVIMPDSTILADYVLNRLCRLLDGLVVKPERMKENMERSYGLYFSQRVLTALIATGLPRQKAYEAVQRLAMQSWETRKSFPELVKADPDMHERLGDARLAELFDPTYYLKYEDVIYKRVFGN from the coding sequence ATGATTGAGCGCTACACCCGGCCCGACATGGGCCGCATCTGGACCCTGGAGAACCGTTACCGCGCCTGGCTGGCCGTGGAAGTGGCCGTATGCGAAGCCTGGGCCGAACTGGGGCGCGTGCCCGCCGAGGCCGTGAAGACCATCCGGGAAAAGGCCGATATCGATGTGGACCGCATCCTCGAGATCGAGCAGACCACCCGGCATGACGTCATCGCCTTCCTCACCTCGCTGGAAGAGAAGGTGGGCCCCGACGCCCGTTACATCCATCTGGGCTGCACGTCTTCCGACATCGTGGACACCGCCAACGGCTATCTGCTCATGCAGGCCGGCAAGCTCATCGTGGAAGACATCGAAAAGGTGCTGGCTTCCCTCGAAGCCCTGGCCCGCAAGCACAAGGGCGTGCTCTGCATGGGCCGCACCCACGGCATCCACGCCGAACCCACCAGTTTCGGCCTCAAGATGACCGGCTTCCATGCCGAGTTCCAGCGCCATCTGGAGCGCGTCAAGGCCGGTATCGAGAGCGTGCGCGTGGGCAAGATCTCCGGCGCCGTGGGCACCTACGCCTTCCTTTCCCCCGAACTGGAAGAAAAGGCCCTGACCCGTCTGGGCCTGGCCGTGGATCCGCACTCCACCCAGATCGTGCAGCGCGACCGCTACGCCCATTTCTTCACCTCCCTGGCCATCATGGCCGGCGGCATCGAACGCCTGTGCGTGGAGCTGCGCCATCTGCAGCGCACCGAGGTGCTGGAAGTGGAAGAAGGCTTCGCCAAGGGCCAGAAGGGCTCCTCGGCCATGCCCCACAAGAAGAACCCCATCTCCGCCGAGAACATGGCCGGCCTTTCCCGCCTGATCCGCAGCAATGCCCTGGCCGCCATGGAGAACCAGGCCCTGTGGCACGAGCGCGACATCAGCCATTCCTCCGTGGAACGCGTCATCATGCCCGATTCCACCATCCTGGCCGACTATGTGCTCAACCGCCTGTGCCGTCTGCTGGACGGCCTGGTGGTCAAGCCCGAGCGCATGAAGGAGAACATGGAACGTTCCTACGGCCTGTACTTCTCCCAGCGCGTGCTCACCGCCCTCATCGCCACCGGCCTGCCGCGCCAGAAAGCCTATGAGGCCGTGCAGCGCCTGGCCATGCAGAGCTGGGAGACCCGCAAGTCCTTCCCCGAACTGGTGAAAGCCGATCCCGACATGCATGAACGCCTGGGCGATGCCCGGCTGGCCGAACTTTTCGACCCCACCTACTACCTTAAATACGAAGACGTCATCTACAAGCGCGTCTTCGGCAACTAG